The following proteins are co-located in the Mobula hypostoma chromosome 4, sMobHyp1.1, whole genome shotgun sequence genome:
- the rnf7 gene encoding RING-box protein 2 yields MADEEVEDLASVHNVVGSGGKSGDKMFTLKKWNAVAMWSWDVECDTCAICRVQVMDACLRCQAENKQEDCVVVWGECNHSFHNCCMSLWVKQNNRCPLCQQDWVVQRIGK; encoded by the exons ATGGCGGACGAGGAGGTAGAGGATCTTGCTTCTGTCCACAATGTGGTCGGATCGGGGGGCAAGTCCGGAGACAAGATGTTCACGCTTAAGAAGTGGAACGCCGTGGCCATGTGGAGTTGGGACGTGGAGTGCGATACCTGCGCCATCTGCAGGGTGCAGGTGATGG ATGCTTGTCTTCGGTGTCAagctgaaaacaaacaagaggatTGTGTTG TGGTTTGGGGAGAATGTAACCACTCCTTCCATAACTGCTGCATGTCGCTGTGGGTGAAACAGAACAATCGCTGCCCTCTTTGCCAGCAGGACTGGGTGGTGCAGCGAATAGGAAAATAG